The following proteins come from a genomic window of Dysidea avara chromosome 12, odDysAvar1.4, whole genome shotgun sequence:
- the LOC136240761 gene encoding uncharacterized protein: MAVQSIHRLGRSFSYGATFLTRLMSKGSTHKEFEAFLQCLKESSGQLSHGELALILEQSFYSDEEEADRAVMTVSHKQETPTLVLGKRKAHSEAEHVHHQKRKRCCNVLPSQPSVFVGRQDKITEVVMNFKGRSHFLTLTGLPGIGKTTLAIAAAHEIILTSSDMITIYIPLRSIKNVSDVPSLILKELSMGGIDQTDAKKRLLAWIKQLQPREERLLLVMDNIDDLLEADQIGFVHLIQEIQNTSENTYFLFTSRKKFGDPTLEVKNILVSPLDLESASEVICKLSPRVDSKESNQLATLCGCLPLALKLVGSLLHEGICKSVELISDLEKSRSGKMDMLQDDAFTNDWQVQAVIKTSFDKLNNDHSKVLTALGVFPGCFKKTIAIKVLTDVVEFQDKNNPTRRTIQRTIQSLCNRSLLDYNPSSQQLQIHPLIQSYLEHTSTSDPQLDETWKNSEQTFTRCYIEMSDQLCNMYWSKDGAKRALENFDDERMNIVYVLNRPIPQKHQTTVLQLLKESFLFFRVSLGHENLINFLSNCKYLAQQLHGYASLQSLFFQLLHTIVLGLKGDTRVGPMVGKSLEEMKTYAGEITAITNLEEARLCVLVGLLYFVQRNFKNAPQFVNASIEWLVKNSPDSRLLGFAHRMLGVTGQENITLAVDHYYKALAIQESGLGENPETMMLYHNIGSALLRQKQYKQSIQCFLSSYRMLVNLGLNEHEDTSIVLGELAEAYRCTDKHNEAIQCLQKAFKVIEVIGTYRTSIWTYKFMARILRDQKKWTAAIEYMDQGLKVSHESFFQQHNPHVTDIFVDKAKIYAGNLGMLPEAFQLHLDCLLYDKQFGVPSTGKERIKLLSREVDDYDVAFDELASKIDTSQYEYSVCIKAHQLAAEIYLQKGDAMKSQFHLDAAGNLEQNYLTKK, encoded by the exons ATGGCTGTCCAATCCATCCACCGCCTTGGACGCTCGTTCAGTTACGGAGCGACATTCTTGACGAGGCTTATGAGCAAAGGAAGTACTCACAAAGAATTTGAAGCTTTCCTACAGTGTCTAAAGGAGTCAAGCGGTCAATTATCACACGGAGAATTAGCACTTATTTTGGAGCAAAGTTTCTATAGTGATGAAGAG GAAGCAGACAGAGCTGTTATGACTGTATCACACAAACAAGAAACTCCAACACTTGTCCTTGGTAAACGAAAGGCACACTCAGAAGCAGAACATGTTCATCACCAGAAAC GGAAAAGATGTTGCAATGTACTACCAAGCCAGCCTTCAGTATTTGTGGGCAGACAAGATAAGATTACTGAAGTGGTTATGAATTTTAAAGGCAGAAGTCACTTCTTGACTCTTACTGGTCTCCCTGGTATAGGCAAAACTACACTAGCCATTGCTGCAGCTCATGAAATTATTCTCACATCCTCTGACATGATCACTATTTATATTCCTTTGAGAAGTATCAAAAATGTCAGTGATGTTCCATCGCTGATACTCAAGGAGTTGTCTATGGGTGGTATTGATCAAACTGATGCTAAGAAGAGGCTTCTAGCTTGGATCAAACAACTGCAGCCCCGTGAAGAACGATTGTTGCTTGTGATGGATAACATAGATGATTTGTTGGAAGCTGACCAAATTGGGTTTGTCCACTTGATTCAAGAAATACAGAATACATCTGAGAACACTTACTTCTTGTTTACTTCGCGCAAAAAGTTTGGTGACCCCACGTTAGAAGTTAAAAACATTTTGGTGTCACCACTTGACTTGGAGAGCGCTTCTGAAGTGATATGTAAATTATCACCTCGTGTAGACAGTAAGGAGTCGAATCAATTGGCTACTCTGTGTGGGTGTCTGCCATTGGCTCTCAAATTAGTAGGATCTCTGTTACATGAAGGTATTTGTAAATCTGTTGAACTAATTTCAGATTTGGAGAAATCTAGAAGTGGCAAAATGGATATGCTGCAAGATGATGCATTTACAAACGACTGGCAAGTTCAAGCAGTGATAAAGACCTCGTTTGACAAGCTGAACAATGATCATTCTAAAGTGCTAACTGCTTTAGGGGTATTCCCAGGTTGCTTCAAGAAGACCATTGCCATTAAAGTTTTAACAGACGTGGTGGAGTTTCAAGATAAAAACAATCCAACTAGAAGAACTATTCAGCGTACAATTCAAAGTCTTTGTAATCGTAGTCTGTTAGATTACAATCCTTCATCACAACAACTACAAATTCATCCACTAATACAATCCTACTTGGAGCACACTTCTACCAGCGACCCACAGTTAGATGAGACATGGAAGAATTCAGAACAGACATTTACAAGATGTTACATTGAGATGTCCGACCAGTTGTGTAACATGTACTGGTCTAAAGATGGTGCCAAACGTGCCTTAGAAAATTTTGATGATGAACGGATGAACATTGTCTATGTCCTGAACAGGCCTATCCCTCAGAAGCACCAAACCACAGTCCTTCAACTGTTAAAGGAATCTTTCCTTTTCTTTCGTGTTTCATTAGGTCATGAAAATCTAATCAACTTTTTGAGCAATTGCAAATATTTAGCCCAGCAACTACATGGGTATGCTTCCCTGCAGTCATTGTTTTTTCAGTTACTCCATACCATAGTACTTGGTCTCAAAGGAGACACAAGGGTGGGTCCAATGGTTGGGAAATCACTGGAAGAGATGAAAACCTATGCTGGAGAAATTACTGCAATCACCAATTTGGAAGAAGCACGTTTGTGTGTGCTTGTAGGTCTCCTTTATTTTGTCCAGAGGAATTTTAAGAACGCCCCTCAATTTGTAAATGCAAGTATTGAATGGCTTGTTAAAAATTCTCCTGATAGCAGGCTACTGGGGTTTGCACACAGAATGTTAGGAGTTACAGGACAAGAAAATATTACACTTGCTGTAGACCATTACTACAAAGCGCTGGCCATTCAGGAAAGTGGCTTGGGTGAAAACCCAGAAACAATGATGTTATACCATAACATTGGCTCAGCTTTGCTACGACAGAAACAGTACAAGCAATCTATCCAATGCTTTTTGTCTTCATATCGGATGTTAGTTAACCTTGGCCTCAATGAACATGAAGACACTTCTATAGTTCTAGGTGAGTTGGCTGAAGCATATAGGTGCACAGATAAGCACAACGAGGCCATTCAATGTTTACAGAAAGCATTTAAAGTGATTGAAGTAATTGGTACTTACCGCACTTCCATTTGGACCTACAAGTTTATGGCACGCATTCTACGAGACCAGAAGAAATGGACAGCAGCCATTGAGTATATGGACCAAGGTCTTAAGGTGTCTCATGAGTCATTTTTCCAGCAGCACAATCCACATGTTACTGACATTTTTGTAGACAAGGCTAAGATCTATGCTGGCAATCTTGGAATGTTACCTGAAGCCTTCCAACTTCACCTAGACTGCTTGCTGTACGACAAGCAATTTGGTGTTCCCTCCACAGGCAAGGAAAGAATCAAATTGTTGAGCAGAGAAGTTGATGATTATGATGTAGCATTTGATGAGCTGGCCAGCAAAATTGACACTTCACAATATGAGTACAGTGTATGCATAAAAGCACATCAGTTAGCAGCAGAAATTTATCTACAGAAAGGAGATGCAATGAAGAGTCAATTTCATCTTGATGCTGCAGGTAACCTGGAACAAAATTATCTCACAAAGAAGTGA